A DNA window from Arachis duranensis cultivar V14167 chromosome 3, aradu.V14167.gnm2.J7QH, whole genome shotgun sequence contains the following coding sequences:
- the LOC107474599 gene encoding uncharacterized protein LOC107474599 — translation MIPCALGDTCTRTSLCDLGASINQIPVSLIKKLCLIEEVKPTRICLQLADRSIKIPSGLIEDMIVKVGPFAFPTNFMVLDMEGHKSSSLILGRPSLVTRGTLIDVEKGEVTLRVNEEKFVLNAVKAMQHPDIPKECMSIDLIDSLVEEVNMAKASRKS, via the coding sequence atgataccatgcgcTTTAGGTGATACTTGTACAAGGACAtctctatgtgaccttggagcaagcatcaaccaAATACCTGTTTCTTTAATAAAGAAGCTCTGTTTGATTGaggaagttaaaccaacccgcatatgccttcaacttgctgatagGTCTATTAAGATACCATCAGGActaatagaggacatgattgtcaaggttggaccctttgcctttcccactaaTTTTATGGTATTGGACATGGAGGGGCATAAGAGTTCATCCCttatcctaggaagaccctCCCTAGTTACAAGAGGGACCCTCATTGATGTTGAAAAGGGGGAAGTAACCCTAAGAGTAAATGAGGAAAAGTTCGTGCTGAATGCTGTCAaggctatgcagcatccagacattCCTAAGGAATGCATGAGTATTGAcctcattgattccctggtggaagaggtcaacaTGGCGAAAGCCTCAAGGAAGAGCTAG